One genomic window of Acidobacteriota bacterium includes the following:
- a CDS encoding PaaI family thioesterase, which yields MTKFTAEEANAFLDGAFKGRGRQNQVVLMEEGRAILRLEADETHLRPGGYISGPTQMSLADSAAYMAIMTLTGLEPMTVTSNLNINFLRPCIGPVVLAEGRIMKMGQALAVIDVDIRIEGADKPASHAIVTYALPRKEARA from the coding sequence ATGACGAAGTTTACCGCCGAAGAGGCCAACGCATTCCTTGACGGCGCCTTCAAGGGGCGCGGCCGGCAGAACCAGGTTGTGCTGATGGAAGAAGGCCGCGCCATCCTGCGGCTGGAAGCGGACGAAACCCACCTGCGCCCCGGTGGCTATATCTCCGGGCCGACCCAGATGAGCCTCGCCGACAGCGCCGCGTATATGGCGATCATGACCCTGACCGGCCTTGAACCTATGACCGTGACCAGCAACCTCAACATCAATTTCCTGCGGCCTTGCATCGGGCCGGTCGTTCTGGCCGAAGGCAGGATCATGAAGATGGGACAGGCGCTCGCCGTGATCGACGTCGACATCCGCATCGAAGGCGCGGACAAGCCGGCGAGCCATGCGATCGTCACCTACGCCTTGCCGCGCAAGGAAGCCCGCGCATGA
- a CDS encoding DUF423 domain-containing protein — MNRLVAAAALTGFCGVAFGAFGAHALDGQLTDEARGWWTTATTYALPHAAAALAAGLAARSSRIRLGGWLLVCGAVIFAASLYAMALGGPRVLGAVTPLGGLSMLAGWLMLALGAAGRDQDPADPSPT; from the coding sequence ATGAACCGGCTGGTGGCCGCCGCCGCGCTGACCGGCTTTTGCGGCGTCGCCTTCGGCGCGTTCGGCGCGCACGCACTGGATGGCCAGCTGACCGATGAGGCACGCGGCTGGTGGACCACCGCCACGACCTACGCCCTGCCGCACGCCGCCGCCGCCCTCGCGGCCGGGCTCGCAGCGCGGTCGAGCCGGATACGCCTTGGCGGCTGGCTGCTGGTATGCGGCGCGGTGATCTTCGCAGCCAGCCTCTATGCGATGGCCCTCGGCGGCCCGCGTGTGCTGGGCGCGGTCACGCCGCTGGGCGGGCTTTCGATGCTGGCAGGCTGGCTGATGCTGGCGCTGGGCGCCGCGGGCCGGGATCAGGACCCGGCAGACCCGTCGCCGACATAG
- the pip gene encoding prolyl aminopeptidase translates to MNRRQSRRILYHRHEPYASGRLRVSDLHEIYWEESGNPKGIPVVALHGGPGGGSSPEMRRFFDPDRYRIFLFDQRGCGRSTPHSELEGNTTWDLVADIEALRKHAGVSSWLVFGGSWGSTLALAYAVTHTSHVLGLVLRGIFLVSKSEIQWFYQSGASRLFPDAFDRYIAPIPQAERGDLVTAFYKRLTGADQQARLDAARAWARWEGQTLSIKGPVTTPPRFNEDDFVDAFARIECHYFVNEGFFETDNWLLDQARLKLQNTPGVMVHGRYDVVTPLSTAWELSKAWPKAELHIVPDAGHSSMEPGIIDRLVQATDDFADKLSVKSKV, encoded by the coding sequence ATGAACAGACGCCAAAGTCGCCGGATTCTCTACCACAGGCACGAACCTTATGCCTCCGGCCGCCTGCGCGTGTCGGATTTGCATGAAATTTACTGGGAAGAATCAGGAAACCCGAAAGGAATCCCCGTCGTCGCCCTGCATGGCGGGCCCGGCGGCGGCTCCAGCCCGGAAATGCGCCGGTTCTTCGACCCGGACCGTTACCGCATCTTCCTGTTCGACCAGCGCGGCTGCGGCCGCTCGACCCCGCATTCGGAACTGGAAGGCAACACGACCTGGGACCTGGTGGCCGACATCGAGGCCCTGCGCAAACACGCCGGCGTCTCCAGCTGGCTCGTCTTCGGCGGCTCGTGGGGCTCCACCCTCGCCCTTGCCTATGCCGTCACCCACACCTCGCACGTCCTCGGCCTCGTGCTGCGCGGCATCTTCCTGGTGTCGAAATCCGAGATCCAGTGGTTCTACCAGTCCGGTGCCAGCCGCCTGTTCCCGGACGCGTTCGACCGCTACATCGCCCCCATCCCGCAGGCCGAGCGCGGCGACCTCGTCACCGCCTTCTACAAGCGCCTCACCGGCGCCGACCAGCAGGCCCGCCTCGACGCCGCCCGCGCCTGGGCCCGCTGGGAAGGCCAGACCCTGTCGATCAAGGGCCCTGTCACCACGCCGCCGCGCTTCAACGAAGACGATTTCGTCGACGCCTTCGCCCGCATCGAGTGCCACTATTTCGTCAATGAAGGCTTCTTCGAAACCGACAACTGGCTGCTCGATCAGGCCCGCCTGAAACTCCAGAACACGCCCGGTGTGATGGTGCACGGCCGCTACGACGTCGTCACCCCGCTCTCGACCGCGTGGGAACTCTCGAAGGCCTGGCCGAAAGCGGAGCTCCACATCGTGCCCGACGCCGGCCACTCGTCGATGGAGCCCGGCATCATCGACCGCCTCGTTCAGGCCACGGACGATTTCGCCGACAAGCTGAGCGTGAAGTCGAAGGTATAG
- a CDS encoding sodium-dependent transporter — protein sequence MAQIGRKTESFSSRFAFIMAAVGSSVGLGNFWRFPYTAGENGGGAFIIIYILCATLIALPLLMAEYAMGRKSGMSAIEGVQSLARAESKSQYWGIVGWVGGLTAFFILTFYMVISAWLMAYVIQAIGGNLHGADAAVSAQNFSDTIGAGVHPMQSRWYILALLAVFIAANVIVVGRGVKGGLETAATILMPAFFVMLLVVLGFSLMNGDVGRTVDFILKPDFSKVGFGTFLSALGQAFFSIGVGVGLMLTYGAYLDRGTNIPRASTIVAGSDTLVAIIAGFTIFPIVFAAGLPEASGPSLFFISMPVAFEAIPYGSVFAVVFFALALFAAFTSSISLMEVGVSWFEERQGVTRLGASIGVGFVLWMVGAGYVFGGEYLDFMDFMTEGLLLPLGGLLCAVFAGWILSRDMLVSELGEGMVMNVWRFLIRWFVPPFIALILVFGFMDKIQDQYHVQLPGMFEALLGPNWVAPPAE from the coding sequence ATGGCACAAATTGGCCGCAAGACTGAAAGCTTCAGCTCAAGGTTCGCCTTCATCATGGCGGCGGTGGGCTCGTCTGTCGGCCTCGGCAATTTCTGGCGCTTCCCCTACACCGCCGGCGAGAATGGCGGCGGAGCCTTCATCATAATCTACATCCTGTGCGCCACGCTGATCGCGCTGCCGCTGCTGATGGCGGAATACGCGATGGGCCGGAAATCCGGCATGTCGGCCATCGAGGGCGTGCAGTCGCTGGCGCGGGCCGAATCGAAATCGCAATACTGGGGCATTGTCGGCTGGGTCGGCGGGCTGACTGCCTTCTTCATCCTGACCTTCTACATGGTCATCTCGGCCTGGCTGATGGCCTACGTGATCCAGGCCATCGGCGGCAACCTGCACGGCGCCGACGCGGCGGTGTCCGCCCAGAACTTCAGCGACACGATCGGGGCGGGCGTCCATCCGATGCAGTCGAGATGGTATATCCTGGCGCTGCTGGCGGTGTTCATTGCGGCGAACGTGATTGTCGTCGGGCGCGGCGTGAAGGGCGGGCTGGAGACGGCCGCCACCATCCTGATGCCGGCCTTCTTCGTGATGCTTCTGGTCGTGCTCGGCTTCTCGCTGATGAACGGCGATGTGGGGCGCACGGTGGACTTCATCCTGAAACCGGACTTCAGCAAGGTCGGCTTCGGCACGTTCCTCTCGGCGCTCGGCCAGGCCTTCTTCTCCATCGGCGTCGGCGTCGGCCTGATGCTGACCTATGGCGCCTATCTCGACCGGGGCACCAACATCCCGCGCGCCTCGACCATCGTGGCGGGCTCGGACACGCTGGTGGCGATCATCGCCGGCTTCACTATCTTCCCGATCGTGTTTGCCGCCGGGCTGCCGGAAGCCTCCGGCCCCAGCCTGTTCTTCATCTCGATGCCGGTGGCGTTCGAGGCGATTCCTTACGGCTCCGTGTTCGCGGTCGTGTTCTTCGCGCTGGCGCTGTTCGCCGCGTTCACTTCATCGATCTCGCTGATGGAAGTCGGCGTGTCCTGGTTCGAGGAACGCCAGGGCGTGACCCGCCTCGGCGCTTCGATCGGGGTCGGCTTCGTATTGTGGATGGTCGGCGCCGGCTATGTGTTCGGCGGCGAATATCTCGACTTCATGGACTTCATGACCGAGGGCCTGCTGCTACCGCTCGGCGGCCTGCTCTGCGCCGTGTTCGCTGGCTGGATCCTCAGCCGTGACATGCTGGTTTCCGAGCTCGGCGAAGGCATGGTGATGAATGTCTGGCGGTTCCTGATCCGCTGGTTCGTGCCGCCCTTCATCGCGCTGATCCTGGTCTTCGGCTTCATGGACAAGATCCAGGACCAGTACCATGTGCAGCTGCCGGGCATGTTCGAAGCGCTGCTGGGGCCGAACTGGGTTGCTCCGCCGGCGGAGTAA
- the rodA gene encoding rod shape-determining protein RodA has protein sequence MPWSIILLIVAVGLTGVAMLFSVGWDPVAQAPSPDEADLWRDQITRLGVGFVLMITLAMLPLGVWSKLALPAYAGVLVLLVLVDFFGVMGGGAARWLKVGPIILQPSEPAKLAVTMALASYYQRMMPTNGQSPPLVVHLGAILILLIPAGLVFKQPNLSTALALAASGFMIIFFAGIAMRYVLGAIVAGLAAVPAIYTFVLEPYQRERVDTLIAGITGKATNGLGESYQIEQAKIAIGAGGLSGRGYLQGIQSQQEYVPEQQTDFILTVIAEEFGFIGAVGLLLVFAFLFVWSFRVAARNKSWFGRLATVGATSTIAFFAIFNSGMVLGLLPVLGMPLPLISYGGTALITVMCCFGLILSAHLHQDEKLSARGLF, from the coding sequence CTGCCGTGGAGCATCATCCTCCTGATTGTCGCGGTCGGACTGACCGGCGTGGCGATGCTGTTCTCGGTCGGCTGGGACCCGGTAGCGCAGGCGCCGTCGCCGGACGAGGCCGACCTCTGGCGCGACCAGATCACGCGGCTCGGCGTCGGCTTCGTGCTGATGATCACGCTGGCCATGCTGCCGCTCGGCGTCTGGTCGAAGCTGGCCCTGCCGGCCTATGCGGGGGTGCTGGTGCTGCTGGTGCTGGTCGACTTCTTCGGCGTGATGGGCGGCGGCGCGGCGCGCTGGCTGAAAGTTGGCCCGATCATCCTGCAGCCGTCGGAGCCGGCAAAGCTGGCGGTGACGATGGCGCTGGCAAGCTATTATCAGCGGATGATGCCGACCAACGGGCAGTCCCCGCCGCTGGTGGTGCATCTGGGCGCGATCCTGATCCTGCTGATCCCGGCCGGGCTGGTATTCAAGCAGCCGAACCTTTCGACGGCGCTGGCGCTGGCCGCGTCGGGGTTCATGATCATCTTCTTCGCCGGCATCGCGATGCGATATGTGCTGGGCGCGATCGTGGCGGGGTTGGCGGCGGTACCCGCCATCTACACCTTCGTGCTTGAGCCCTACCAGCGCGAGCGGGTCGACACGCTGATTGCCGGGATCACGGGCAAGGCGACCAACGGCCTCGGCGAGAGCTACCAGATCGAGCAGGCGAAGATCGCGATCGGGGCGGGCGGGCTGAGCGGACGCGGCTACCTGCAGGGTATCCAGTCGCAGCAGGAATACGTGCCCGAGCAGCAGACCGACTTCATCCTGACGGTGATCGCCGAGGAATTCGGCTTCATCGGCGCGGTTGGCCTGCTGCTGGTGTTCGCCTTCCTGTTTGTCTGGTCGTTCCGGGTGGCAGCGCGCAACAAGAGCTGGTTCGGGCGCCTCGCCACGGTCGGGGCGACGTCCACGATCGCCTTCTTCGCCATCTTCAACAGCGGCATGGTGCTGGGCCTCCTGCCAGTGCTCGGCATGCCGCTGCCGCTGATCTCGTATGGCGGCACGGCGCTGATCACCGTGATGTGCTGCTTCGGCCTGATCCTGTCGGCGCACCTGCACCAGGACGAGAAACTCTCGGCCCGCGGACTGTTCTAG
- the mrdA gene encoding penicillin-binding protein 2 codes for MARRLSPEADFDRRLLIMMGVGGTVFATLVARLTQLQFLEADYYQELADQNHIRLVLSPPERGEILDRFARPLASQRQAGRVSVIPERLSDPAATLAQLGKFIDLPDARVARVLEEIKGNRMRRAGFVPVTVVQELSYEEFARLRVRAVEMDGVDVQMASTRSYPRGRDFAHVLGYVARASADDMERMSEGRTGDDLRTFHELLRHPDIRVGRQGMERFAEDWLRGRPGRRRVVTNAHGRPMQELEQDPAHAALPGKDLYVTIDAELQRVAIERFAGESGAAVVVEVATGDVLAMVSTPAFDPNSFVNGISGKDYAELRDNPMAPLYPRAHGGVYPPGSTFKMVVATAALESGAVKTSDTVRCGGSYRFGNRTWHCWKKGGHGTMNMHDGIKHSCDVYFYEIARRTGVNKIAEVAHKFGFGETFVLGMTGARSGLVPDPAWKQANRGEPWFEGETLNFGIGQGQLGVTPLQLALMTARIASDGKPLKPRVVGFGPEADDTPTLDAPLDGAIIDVMKSGMFGVTSEPGGTGYRSGDLGLGGPRMAGKSGTAQVRRITQAERDQGIRKGLNIERELRDHALFVAYAPADNPKYAVSVVVEHGESGSGAAAPVARDILAAAMKMDSARTPTYQKRAAVETPSTDGPAKGDPA; via the coding sequence ATGGCACGGCGACTGAGCCCTGAAGCGGATTTCGACCGGCGCCTGCTGATCATGATGGGCGTCGGCGGAACGGTGTTCGCCACGCTGGTGGCGCGCCTGACGCAGCTGCAATTCCTGGAAGCCGACTATTACCAAGAACTCGCCGACCAGAACCATATCCGCCTCGTGCTGTCGCCGCCGGAGCGGGGCGAGATCCTCGACCGGTTTGCCCGCCCGCTCGCTTCGCAGCGCCAGGCCGGCCGCGTCTCGGTGATTCCGGAGCGGCTTTCCGATCCCGCCGCCACGCTCGCCCAGCTCGGCAAGTTCATCGACCTGCCGGACGCGCGCGTGGCGCGGGTGCTGGAAGAGATCAAGGGCAACCGGATGCGCCGGGCCGGTTTCGTGCCGGTCACCGTGGTGCAGGAACTCAGCTATGAGGAATTCGCGCGCCTGAGGGTGCGCGCGGTTGAGATGGACGGCGTGGACGTGCAGATGGCGTCGACGCGGTCGTATCCGCGCGGGCGCGACTTTGCCCACGTGCTCGGCTATGTCGCGCGCGCCAGCGCCGACGACATGGAGCGCATGAGCGAGGGGCGCACGGGAGACGACCTGCGCACCTTCCATGAATTGCTGCGCCATCCCGACATCCGCGTCGGCCGTCAGGGCATGGAGCGATTTGCGGAAGATTGGCTGCGCGGCCGGCCGGGACGGCGCCGCGTGGTGACCAACGCCCACGGCCGCCCGATGCAGGAGCTCGAACAGGACCCGGCGCACGCGGCGCTGCCCGGCAAGGACCTCTACGTCACCATCGACGCTGAACTTCAGCGCGTGGCGATCGAGCGGTTTGCCGGCGAGAGCGGCGCGGCGGTGGTGGTCGAGGTGGCCACCGGCGACGTGCTGGCCATGGTGTCGACGCCGGCGTTTGATCCGAATTCGTTCGTGAACGGAATTTCCGGCAAGGACTATGCCGAGCTGCGCGACAACCCGATGGCGCCGCTGTATCCGCGCGCGCATGGCGGCGTCTATCCGCCGGGGTCGACCTTCAAGATGGTGGTTGCCACGGCCGCGCTGGAATCCGGCGCGGTGAAGACGTCCGACACGGTGCGCTGCGGCGGGTCATACCGCTTCGGCAACCGCACCTGGCACTGCTGGAAAAAAGGCGGCCACGGCACGATGAACATGCACGACGGCATCAAGCATTCGTGCGACGTGTACTTCTACGAAATTGCCCGGCGCACGGGCGTCAACAAGATTGCCGAAGTGGCGCACAAGTTCGGCTTCGGCGAGACCTTCGTGCTGGGCATGACCGGCGCGCGCAGCGGCCTGGTACCTGACCCGGCCTGGAAGCAGGCGAACCGCGGCGAGCCCTGGTTCGAAGGCGAGACGCTGAACTTCGGTATCGGGCAGGGACAGCTGGGCGTGACGCCGCTGCAGCTGGCGCTGATGACGGCGCGCATCGCCTCCGACGGCAAGCCGCTCAAGCCGCGCGTGGTGGGCTTTGGTCCGGAGGCGGACGATACGCCGACCCTCGACGCGCCGCTCGATGGCGCCATCATCGATGTGATGAAGTCCGGCATGTTCGGCGTGACGTCCGAGCCGGGCGGCACTGGCTATCGCTCCGGCGACCTGGGTCTCGGCGGGCCGCGCATGGCAGGCAAATCCGGCACGGCGCAGGTGCGCCGCATCACGCAGGCCGAGCGCGACCAGGGCATCCGCAAGGGCCTCAACATCGAGCGCGAACTGCGCGACCATGCGCTGTTCGTCGCCTACGCGCCGGCGGACAATCCGAAATATGCTGTCTCGGTGGTTGTCGAGCACGGTGAGAGCGGTTCGGGCGCCGCTGCGCCCGTCGCACGTGACATCCTCGCTGCGGCGATGAAGATGGACAGTGCGCGCACGCCGACCTACCAGAAGCGCGCCGCTGTCGAAACGCCGTCCACGGACGGACCGGCCAAGGGGGATCCCGCATGA
- a CDS encoding rod shape-determining protein MreC, protein MARSGRSNQKSGARRVSLGILIFGALALIVAQSAPQISNFFVPARTTISDRIGAPSDTSLWAQISGQADRDQRIRELENEVRDLARYKAAAISMAERMEAYENILNLMGEPPERGVTARITTVVDGPFAQTVLANAGALQGVDPGAVALNEGGLVGRVIQLGQRSSRILLISNYQSQLPILGEVSGVRAIMQGKDRDRGVLKDLPEAADFIEGERILSSGEGGAYPRGLVVGTVTRQGSDWLVKLAMRDHASGYVRMIAPPEIVEPLPESELVEPVPEDPAASASQGAR, encoded by the coding sequence ATGGCACGTTCCGGCCGTTCCAACCAGAAATCAGGCGCACGGCGGGTCTCGCTGGGTATCCTGATCTTTGGCGCGCTGGCGCTGATCGTGGCGCAGTCGGCGCCGCAGATCAGCAATTTCTTCGTGCCCGCCCGCACCACGATCAGCGACCGCATCGGTGCGCCGTCGGACACCAGCCTGTGGGCGCAGATCAGCGGCCAGGCTGACCGCGACCAGCGCATCCGCGAACTCGAGAACGAAGTGCGCGATCTCGCGCGCTACAAGGCCGCCGCCATTTCGATGGCCGAGCGGATGGAAGCCTACGAGAACATCCTGAACCTGATGGGCGAGCCGCCGGAGCGCGGCGTGACGGCGCGCATCACGACCGTCGTGGACGGCCCGTTTGCACAGACGGTGCTGGCCAATGCCGGCGCGCTGCAGGGCGTCGACCCCGGCGCGGTGGCGCTGAATGAAGGCGGGCTTGTCGGCCGGGTGATCCAGCTGGGTCAGCGCTCCTCGCGCATCCTGCTGATCAGCAACTACCAGAGCCAGCTGCCCATCCTCGGCGAAGTCAGCGGCGTGCGCGCGATCATGCAGGGCAAGGACCGCGACCGCGGCGTGCTGAAGGACCTGCCGGAAGCTGCCGATTTCATCGAAGGCGAACGCATCCTCAGCTCCGGCGAAGGCGGCGCGTATCCGCGCGGCCTGGTGGTCGGCACGGTGACGCGGCAGGGATCGGACTGGCTCGTGAAGCTTGCGATGCGCGACCATGCGAGCGGCTATGTGCGGATGATTGCGCCGCCCGAGATCGTCGAGCCGCTGCCGGAATCCGAACTGGTCGAGCCGGTGCCGGAAGACCCGGCGGCGAGTGCCTCGCAGGGAGCGCGCTGA
- a CDS encoding rod shape-determining protein: MIGSLLGLLSTDMAIDLGTANTLVYVKGQGVQLDEPSVVAYMTQGGRKIVYAVGEQAKNMLGKTPVNMEAIRPMRDGVIADFEVAEEMIKHFIRKVHNRRAFVSPLIIICVPSSATSVERRAIHQSALAAGARHVELIEEPMAAAIGAGLPIDDPAGSMVVDIGGGTSEVAVLSLGGIVYSRSVRVGGDKMDQAIVNYLRREQKILIGEMSAERIKKEIGTAMPPENGTGMALTVRGRGTLDGVPKETEITEAMIAEALKEPVTDIIDAVKIALEAMPPELAADIVDRGIVLTGGGALLRNLDTVIRNQAQLPVMIADDPLKCVVNGCGQVLENYSKMKSVLCPEV, translated from the coding sequence ATGATCGGTAGTCTTCTCGGCCTGTTGTCCACGGACATGGCCATCGACCTCGGCACCGCCAACACGCTCGTCTATGTGAAGGGCCAGGGCGTCCAGCTCGATGAGCCTTCGGTTGTCGCCTACATGACACAGGGCGGCCGGAAGATTGTCTACGCGGTCGGCGAGCAGGCGAAGAACATGCTCGGCAAGACCCCGGTCAACATGGAGGCGATCCGCCCCATGCGCGACGGCGTGATCGCGGACTTCGAAGTCGCCGAGGAAATGATCAAGCACTTCATCCGGAAGGTTCACAACCGCCGGGCGTTCGTGTCTCCCCTCATCATCATCTGCGTGCCGAGCTCCGCCACCAGCGTCGAGCGCCGCGCCATCCACCAGTCGGCCCTGGCGGCCGGTGCCCGTCATGTCGAGCTGATCGAGGAGCCGATGGCGGCGGCGATCGGCGCTGGCCTGCCGATCGATGATCCGGCCGGCTCGATGGTGGTCGATATCGGCGGCGGCACCTCGGAAGTGGCCGTCCTGTCCCTCGGCGGCATCGTCTATTCGCGCTCGGTGCGCGTCGGCGGCGACAAGATGGACCAGGCGATCGTCAACTACCTGCGCCGCGAGCAGAAGATCCTGATCGGCGAAATGTCGGCCGAGCGGATCAAGAAGGAAATCGGCACCGCGATGCCGCCGGAAAACGGCACCGGCATGGCGCTGACCGTGCGCGGCCGCGGCACGCTGGACGGCGTTCCGAAGGAAACCGAGATCACCGAGGCGATGATCGCCGAGGCGCTGAAGGAACCGGTTACCGACATCATCGATGCCGTGAAGATCGCCCTCGAAGCGATGCCGCCGGAACTGGCGGCCGACATCGTCGACCGCGGCATCGTGCTGACGGGCGGCGGCGCGCTGCTGCGCAACCTCGACACGGTGATCCGCAACCAGGCGCAACTGCCGGTGATGATCGCAGACGATCCGCTGAAATGTGTGGTCAACGGCTGTGGACAGGTCCTCGAGAACTATTCCAAGATGAAGAGTGTTCTCTGCCCGGAAGTCTGA
- a CDS encoding UvrD-helicase domain-containing protein: MSSNPNRLPISQMAAARAAPPPAEGAPYLKGLNPEQREAVLHTEGPLLVLAGAGTGKTRVLTARLAHIIGTRLAYPSQTLTVTFTNKAAREMRERALHLIGEAGEGLQWLGTFHSISAKILRRHPELVGLKSTFTILDTDDQVRLCRQIVQAEDLDPKRWTPRNLAGLIDGWKNRALTPDRVPHEEAELFGNGKGIKCYEIYQARLKVLNACDFGDLLIHNITIFQQNPDVLRDYHAKFRYILVDEYQDTNVAQYLWLRLLAQGSKNICCVGDDDQSIYGWRGAEVDNILRFEKDFPGAKVVRLERNYRSTKHILAAASSVIAHNKGRLGKTLFVGDDSAAADDPDAHKVKVRGLWDGEAESRLIADDIERWVRAGHRHDDCAVLVRASWQMRAFEERFILLGIPYRVIGGPRFFERAEIRDAMAYLRLVRSPDDDLAFERVVNEPKRGVGDTTLAKLQSYARADGRSLFTLTPMVLQTDEIKGGAKRGLTLFIDQINLWRGKLANGMPHTELAEMILEESGYTDMLQKDRSPQAQGRLDNLKELVRAMGEFDSLAGFLEHVELVMDAATGNGSEDQVQILTLHAAKGLEWPVVFLPGWEEEVFPSRRSLDESGLKGLEEERRLAYVGITRARARAYISFVANRQIYGRWQSVLPSRFVDELPHEHVDAVSETGYSGMPGAESAFVGTVEDLGDRSDYQSPGWKRLKENAGRPSGAPPRDAADLTATASGPSAFRVGARVFHDKFGYGKVAFTEGNKLTVDFDKTGRKKVIATFVTAA; encoded by the coding sequence ATGAGTTCCAATCCGAATCGACTGCCGATCAGCCAGATGGCCGCCGCGCGCGCGGCGCCGCCGCCGGCGGAGGGCGCGCCTTACCTGAAGGGGCTGAACCCGGAGCAGCGCGAAGCCGTGCTGCATACCGAGGGGCCGCTGCTGGTGCTGGCGGGGGCAGGCACCGGCAAGACGCGCGTGCTGACCGCGCGCCTCGCGCACATCATCGGCACGCGGCTCGCCTATCCGTCGCAGACGTTGACGGTGACGTTCACGAACAAGGCCGCGCGGGAGATGCGCGAGCGCGCGCTGCACCTGATCGGGGAAGCGGGCGAGGGGCTGCAATGGCTCGGCACGTTCCACTCGATCTCGGCGAAGATCCTGCGGCGGCATCCGGAACTGGTCGGGCTGAAATCCACCTTCACGATCCTCGACACCGACGACCAGGTGCGGCTGTGCCGGCAGATCGTGCAGGCGGAAGACCTCGATCCGAAACGCTGGACGCCGCGCAACCTTGCCGGGCTGATCGATGGCTGGAAGAACCGTGCGCTGACGCCGGACAGGGTGCCGCATGAAGAGGCGGAGCTGTTCGGCAACGGCAAGGGCATCAAGTGTTACGAGATCTACCAGGCGCGGCTGAAAGTGCTGAATGCCTGCGATTTCGGCGACCTGCTGATCCACAACATCACGATCTTCCAGCAGAACCCGGATGTGCTGCGCGACTACCACGCGAAGTTCCGCTACATCCTCGTGGACGAGTACCAGGACACGAACGTGGCGCAGTACTTGTGGCTGCGGCTGCTGGCGCAGGGTTCGAAGAACATCTGCTGCGTGGGCGATGACGACCAGTCGATCTATGGCTGGCGGGGCGCCGAGGTCGACAACATCCTGCGCTTCGAGAAAGACTTTCCGGGCGCCAAGGTCGTGCGGCTGGAGCGCAATTACCGCTCGACGAAACACATCCTGGCCGCCGCCTCCTCGGTGATCGCGCACAACAAGGGCCGTCTCGGCAAGACGTTGTTCGTGGGCGATGACAGCGCTGCGGCGGATGATCCGGATGCGCACAAGGTGAAGGTGCGCGGCCTGTGGGACGGCGAGGCGGAAAGTCGCCTGATCGCGGACGATATCGAGAGATGGGTGCGGGCCGGGCACCGGCATGATGACTGCGCCGTGCTGGTGCGGGCCTCGTGGCAGATGCGCGCCTTCGAGGAGCGGTTCATTCTCCTGGGGATTCCGTACCGCGTGATCGGCGGCCCGCGCTTCTTCGAGCGTGCCGAAATCCGCGACGCGATGGCCTACCTGCGCCTGGTGCGCTCGCCGGACGACGACCTCGCGTTCGAGCGGGTCGTCAACGAGCCAAAGCGGGGCGTGGGGGATACGACGCTGGCGAAGCTGCAATCCTACGCGCGGGCGGACGGGCGGAGCCTGTTCACGCTGACGCCGATGGTTCTGCAGACCGACGAGATCAAAGGCGGGGCAAAGCGGGGGCTGACCCTGTTCATCGACCAGATCAACCTCTGGCGCGGCAAGCTGGCGAACGGCATGCCGCATACCGAACTCGCCGAGATGATCCTGGAAGAGTCCGGCTATACCGACATGCTGCAGAAGGACCGCAGCCCGCAGGCTCAGGGACGGCTCGACAACCTCAAGGAGCTGGTCCGCGCGATGGGCGAGTTCGACTCGCTCGCGGGTTTCCTCGAGCACGTCGAGCTGGTGATGGACGCGGCCACCGGAAATGGCAGCGAGGACCAGGTGCAGATCCTGACGCTGCACGCCGCCAAGGGGCTGGAATGGCCGGTCGTGTTCCTGCCGGGCTGGGAGGAGGAGGTGTTCCCCTCGCGCCGGTCGCTTGACGAGAGCGGCCTCAAGGGCCTCGAGGAGGAGCGGCGTCTCGCTTATGTCGGCATCACGCGGGCGCGGGCGCGGGCCTATATTTCCTTTGTGGCCAACCGGCAGATCTACGGGCGCTGGCAGTCCGTGCTGCCGAGCCGGTTTGTCGATGAGCTGCCGCATGAACATGTCGATGCGGTCTCGGAGACGGGGTATTCCGGCATGCCGGGTGCCGAAAGTGCCTTCGTCGGCACGGTCGAGGACCTCGGCGACCGTTCGGACTATCAGAGCCCCGGATGGAAGCGGCTGAAGGAGAATGCCGGCCGGCCCAGCGGCGCGCCGCCGCGAGATGCCGCGGACCTGACGGCCACTGCGTCCGGCCCGTCAGCCTTCCGGGTGGGCGCGCGGGTGTTCCACGACAAGTTCGGCTACGGGAAAGTCGCGTTCACGGAAGGCAACAAGCTGACCGTGGATTTCGACAAGACGGGCCGCAAAAAGGTCATCGCGACGTTCGTGACGGCGGCCTGA